From a single Pseudobutyrivibrio xylanivorans genomic region:
- a CDS encoding bifunctional metallophosphatase/5'-nucleotidase, producing MKKLQGFKRVITLVLALAMVVTMGFMPVKAYAAETKADVKSVAELPKSFEGKTVIVHTNDVHGQIDKYSQVAALRNEIRARGAEVILADIGDFSQGTAYVSTTKGLYAVTMMNAAGYDIATLGNHEFDYGYEQLKTNLARAHFKVICANVFDKKGNPILDPTYVATTASGLKIGFIGLETPETQTKVNPALIKGIKFASKSELYTSAQTQIDALKAQGVDLVICLGHLGVDAESAADGHRSTDLLANTTGIDLFLDGHSHTVMTEGENGEAVTSTGTKLEYAGVVVIDNATKKVESKYLVKLDDGVLKDEGVEAVSKTITDLVDAEYSVELAKSDIDLNGKKAPGVRTEETNLGDLIADGLKWSVTKEKGALTVPEDHVVAITNGGGIRASINAGSVTKKDINTVLPFGNTVAVIYVKGSVLLEALEASTYCTPDAVGGFPQVSGIKFTVDTKVPFAQGEAYPDSTYYKPASINRVTIQSINGKPFKADDTYAVVTNNFVAAGGDTYYAFGSAVNQFDTGIVMDEAVMDYVNTQLGGRVKASDYGEVKGNITLK from the coding sequence ATGAAAAAGTTACAAGGATTCAAGAGAGTAATCACTCTCGTGCTGGCACTTGCCATGGTTGTTACTATGGGATTCATGCCAGTGAAGGCTTACGCTGCTGAGACAAAGGCAGATGTTAAGTCGGTTGCAGAGCTTCCAAAGAGCTTTGAAGGAAAGACTGTAATCGTTCACACAAACGATGTTCACGGTCAGATTGACAAGTACTCACAGGTAGCAGCTCTCAGAAATGAAATCAGAGCAAGAGGCGCAGAAGTTATTCTTGCAGACATCGGTGATTTCAGCCAGGGTACAGCTTATGTAAGCACAACAAAGGGCTTATACGCTGTAACTATGATGAATGCAGCAGGTTATGACATTGCTACACTTGGAAATCATGAATTTGATTACGGTTATGAGCAGCTCAAGACAAATCTTGCAAGAGCTCACTTCAAGGTAATCTGTGCAAATGTTTTTGACAAGAAGGGTAACCCAATTCTTGATCCTACTTATGTTGCAACAACAGCATCAGGACTTAAGATTGGTTTCATCGGATTAGAGACACCTGAGACACAGACAAAGGTTAACCCAGCTCTTATTAAGGGCATCAAGTTTGCATCTAAGTCAGAGCTTTATACTTCAGCTCAGACACAGATTGATGCACTCAAGGCTCAGGGCGTTGACTTGGTTATTTGCTTAGGACATCTTGGTGTTGATGCTGAGTCTGCTGCTGATGGACACAGAAGTACAGATTTACTTGCTAACACAACAGGCATTGATCTTTTCCTCGATGGACACTCACATACAGTAATGACAGAGGGTGAGAATGGCGAGGCTGTTACTTCTACAGGTACAAAGCTTGAGTACGCTGGTGTAGTAGTTATCGACAACGCTACAAAGAAGGTAGAGAGCAAGTATCTTGTAAAGCTTGATGATGGCGTTCTTAAGGATGAAGGTGTTGAGGCAGTTTCAAAGACAATTACAGATTTAGTTGATGCTGAGTACAGTGTTGAGCTTGCAAAGTCTGACATTGATCTCAATGGTAAGAAGGCTCCTGGTGTTAGAACAGAGGAGACAAACCTTGGTGATTTAATTGCTGATGGTCTTAAGTGGAGCGTTACTAAGGAAAAAGGTGCTTTAACTGTTCCTGAGGATCACGTAGTTGCTATCACAAATGGTGGTGGTATCCGTGCTTCTATCAACGCTGGTTCAGTTACAAAGAAGGACATTAATACAGTTCTTCCATTCGGAAACACAGTTGCAGTTATTTATGTAAAGGGTTCAGTGCTCCTTGAGGCACTTGAAGCAAGTACATATTGCACACCAGATGCTGTTGGTGGATTCCCACAGGTTTCTGGAATTAAGTTTACTGTAGATACAAAGGTTCCATTTGCTCAGGGAGAGGCTTATCCAGATTCTACATACTATAAGCCAGCTTCAATTAACCGTGTTACAATCCAGAGCATCAACGGAAAGCCATTCAAGGCTGATGACACATATGCAGTTGTTACAAACAACTTCGTTGCAGCAGGTGGTGACACATACTACGCATTTGGTAGCGCAGTAAACCAGTTTGACACAGGTATTGTAATGGATGAGGCTGTTATGGATTACGTTAACACTCAGCTTGGCGGCAGGGTTAAGGCTTCAGACTATGGTGAAGTAAAGGGAAATATTACACTTAAGTAA
- a CDS encoding endo-1,4-beta-xylanase, whose product MVKRRLYKCLSVVAISAMMATTVVPPTVNATEATDVATEETVEEASESEDAETSEESKESSKDSKEDKEEKTEENSKSEEKSEDSKDSKDSKDEDSEKKDSKRDESEDEESKDDADKEDESDKDKEESEEEEDQECEITYPMIDFDKDYSKGGSWGTEVTVKGGAFKISYSGQYAEKVLGLPEGIKGKQVKAVKVNIKKGDVQRFTVKLRNEGEEVKPAYGTNVIENTDKADFDGIGLMTTADGSTSYTISSITLTLVGEEADFPKPSEVEEEVEEKSIERDIPDLKDYVSSTKGIGKNSYTGAAIMLSEISDKTLMDLVEKHFNAVTFGNEFKPDALFNYQNDKPSEGMIVEETWTDSKGVTHENMKVPTLNFSRAEKMLDAIKDWNDENPDDQIKVRGHVLTWHSQTPEWFFKENYDPNGDWVSPEEMTLRHEWFIKSVFEHVFSSEYKDMFYGWDVVNEACSDGSGTYRSADPSERSNWARIYGIGSSEDAPEYILNAFRFANYYAHEMGQDNLELYYNDYNECSGNKPDAIAQLLESVKKHEKDSVLPTRITGFGMQGHHNMQSPSKQQIINCGIRYGKIVGTIQVTELDFKCSSDFGGTDAELSAEYTKEAYRYKDVFDAYKEIDAEPGIDVNNITVWGVIDPNSWLQTSSSVGGGANGRQKQVPLLFDGDYKAKPAYWAFVDPSKLEPAIKSITVVQASGSDIFAHGKQAKIEGTDYSFVPVWDKNKVAVKVKAPGAQSVKLYVDFAQAMEDGAEVKTTEAAVDENGECVLELEGAEEFVTSSKFALDVVVTDEDGQHAFNNLRLTQDEGSKYFAKALCKPYMSVVKGTPVVDGEVDDVWANAKDVELTITGGSHPNATASAKVLWDESKLYVLMNVKDSVLDASASAVHEKDSVEVFIDENNNKSDAFEDDDKQYRINYLNETSFNGTKCLEENCEHAVTLTDDGYMVEASFAWTDITPEVGQAIGLDLQINDGADGGRIGTRTWYDETGNGWSAPRVFGEVTLVDAEVEPEEPVEEVPTISVIEDVVYTGKALKPEVVVVVGDKTLVKGIDYKVSYKNNKNAATKVSTGMGDDFDENLPTVIVKLKGEYEGELKANFTIAAADFAGEGFEFTAPKNLKEKSKATTPNVTVKFNGKKVSKNDYVITYKLGKDGKEMKQLPAYASNGDGQYYAVVRANSTNFTGEKEVALDVIADAQVHILSANLKSRYVKWDEKRNVVTLNLEYKVNKNDEASYFGVKKGTVVKLQVGKDYNAWMVTYSKWLGVGLATVEGTDPFFGHRVVVVSVR is encoded by the coding sequence ATGGTAAAAAGAAGGCTTTACAAGTGTCTTTCCGTTGTTGCTATTTCTGCAATGATGGCAACCACTGTTGTGCCTCCTACAGTCAACGCAACTGAGGCTACTGATGTAGCTACTGAGGAGACAGTGGAAGAAGCTTCTGAGTCTGAAGATGCTGAAACCAGCGAGGAGTCTAAGGAATCTTCAAAGGACAGCAAGGAGGACAAGGAAGAGAAGACAGAGGAAAATTCTAAGTCAGAAGAAAAATCAGAGGATTCAAAAGACTCAAAGGATTCTAAGGACGAGGACTCTGAAAAGAAGGATTCAAAGAGGGATGAGTCTGAGGATGAGGAATCAAAGGACGATGCTGACAAGGAAGATGAATCTGACAAAGATAAAGAGGAATCTGAAGAGGAAGAAGATCAGGAGTGTGAAATCACATATCCAATGATTGATTTCGACAAGGATTACAGCAAAGGCGGCTCATGGGGTACAGAAGTAACTGTCAAGGGCGGCGCTTTTAAGATTTCTTACAGCGGACAGTATGCTGAAAAGGTTTTAGGTTTACCAGAGGGGATTAAAGGTAAGCAGGTTAAGGCTGTTAAGGTAAACATCAAGAAGGGTGATGTTCAGAGGTTTACTGTAAAGCTTCGTAATGAAGGCGAAGAAGTTAAGCCAGCTTACGGAACAAATGTTATTGAAAATACAGATAAGGCTGATTTCGACGGAATCGGCTTAATGACAACAGCTGACGGTTCAACATCTTATACAATCAGTAGCATTACTTTAACTCTCGTTGGAGAGGAAGCTGATTTCCCAAAGCCATCTGAGGTTGAGGAAGAGGTTGAAGAGAAGTCAATCGAGAGAGACATTCCTGATTTAAAGGACTATGTTTCATCTACAAAGGGTATTGGAAAGAATTCTTACACAGGTGCAGCTATCATGCTTTCAGAGATTTCTGACAAGACACTTATGGACCTTGTTGAGAAGCACTTCAATGCCGTTACATTTGGAAACGAGTTTAAGCCAGATGCTCTTTTCAACTATCAGAATGACAAGCCTTCAGAGGGCATGATTGTTGAGGAGACATGGACAGATTCAAAGGGTGTTACTCACGAGAACATGAAGGTTCCTACTCTTAATTTCTCACGTGCTGAGAAGATGCTTGATGCAATTAAGGATTGGAACGATGAAAATCCAGATGACCAGATAAAGGTAAGAGGTCACGTTCTTACATGGCACTCACAGACACCAGAATGGTTCTTCAAGGAGAACTATGATCCAAATGGTGATTGGGTATCTCCAGAGGAGATGACTCTTCGTCACGAGTGGTTCATTAAGAGTGTATTTGAGCATGTATTCTCATCAGAGTACAAGGATATGTTCTATGGATGGGATGTTGTAAATGAGGCATGCTCTGATGGCTCTGGCACATACAGAAGTGCAGATCCTAGTGAAAGATCAAACTGGGCTAGAATTTATGGTATTGGAAGCTCAGAGGATGCACCTGAGTACATTCTTAATGCATTTAGATTTGCAAACTACTATGCGCATGAGATGGGCCAGGATAACCTTGAGTTATACTACAATGACTATAACGAGTGCTCAGGCAACAAGCCAGATGCAATCGCGCAGTTACTTGAAAGCGTAAAGAAGCATGAGAAGGATTCAGTTCTTCCTACAAGAATCACAGGCTTCGGTATGCAGGGACACCACAATATGCAATCACCATCTAAGCAGCAGATTATCAACTGTGGTATTAGATACGGTAAGATTGTTGGTACAATCCAGGTTACAGAGCTTGACTTCAAGTGCAGCTCAGACTTCGGTGGCACAGATGCTGAGCTTTCAGCTGAGTACACAAAGGAAGCTTACAGATATAAGGATGTATTTGATGCTTATAAGGAAATCGACGCTGAGCCAGGTATCGATGTAAACAACATCACAGTTTGGGGCGTTATCGATCCTAACTCATGGCTTCAGACAAGCAGCAGTGTTGGTGGCGGAGCAAACGGCAGACAGAAGCAGGTTCCACTTCTTTTCGACGGCGATTACAAGGCTAAGCCAGCTTACTGGGCATTTGTTGATCCAAGCAAGCTTGAGCCTGCAATCAAGTCTATCACAGTAGTTCAGGCTTCAGGCAGCGATATCTTCGCTCACGGCAAGCAGGCAAAGATTGAAGGCACAGATTACAGCTTCGTCCCTGTTTGGGACAAGAACAAGGTTGCTGTTAAGGTTAAGGCACCAGGTGCTCAGAGTGTTAAGCTTTATGTAGATTTTGCTCAGGCAATGGAAGACGGTGCTGAGGTTAAGACAACTGAGGCAGCTGTTGATGAAAATGGAGAGTGCGTACTTGAGCTTGAGGGCGCAGAGGAGTTCGTTACCTCTTCTAAGTTTGCACTTGATGTTGTTGTTACAGATGAGGATGGCCAGCATGCATTCAACAACCTTCGACTTACACAGGATGAGGGAAGCAAGTACTTCGCCAAGGCACTTTGCAAGCCTTACATGTCAGTTGTAAAGGGTACACCAGTTGTTGATGGTGAGGTTGATGATGTTTGGGCAAATGCAAAGGATGTTGAGCTCACAATCACAGGTGGCTCACATCCAAATGCTACAGCTTCAGCTAAGGTTCTTTGGGATGAGAGCAAGCTCTATGTTCTTATGAACGTAAAGGATTCTGTTCTTGATGCATCAGCTAGCGCTGTTCACGAGAAGGATTCTGTTGAGGTATTCATCGATGAGAACAATAATAAGTCAGACGCTTTTGAGGATGACGACAAGCAGTACAGAATTAACTACTTAAATGAGACAAGCTTCAATGGTACAAAGTGCCTTGAGGAGAATTGCGAGCACGCTGTTACATTAACAGATGATGGCTACATGGTTGAGGCATCATTTGCATGGACAGATATCACACCAGAGGTTGGTCAGGCAATCGGTCTTGATCTTCAGATTAATGATGGTGCTGATGGCGGACGTATTGGTACAAGAACATGGTACGATGAGACAGGCAACGGCTGGAGTGCACCAAGAGTATTCGGCGAGGTTACACTTGTTGATGCTGAGGTTGAGCCAGAGGAGCCAGTTGAGGAAGTACCAACAATCTCAGTTATTGAGGATGTTGTTTATACAGGAAAGGCACTTAAGCCAGAGGTAGTTGTAGTTGTTGGCGACAAGACACTTGTTAAGGGAATTGATTACAAGGTATCTTACAAAAACAACAAGAACGCAGCTACAAAGGTTAGCACAGGTATGGGAGATGACTTTGATGAGAATCTTCCAACTGTAATCGTTAAGCTTAAGGGCGAGTATGAAGGCGAGCTTAAGGCTAACTTTACAATTGCAGCAGCTGATTTCGCAGGAGAAGGCTTTGAGTTCACAGCTCCAAAGAACCTTAAGGAGAAGTCAAAGGCTACAACTCCAAACGTTACTGTTAAGTTCAATGGTAAGAAGGTTTCTAAGAATGATTATGTAATCACTTACAAGCTTGGCAAGGACGGCAAGGAGATGAAGCAGCTTCCAGCATACGCTTCAAACGGCGATGGCCAGTACTATGCAGTAGTTAGAGCTAACAGCACAAACTTCACAGGCGAGAAGGAGGTTGCACTTGATGTTATCGCTGATGCACAGGTACACATCCTTTCAGCAAATCTTAAGTCTAGATACGTTAAGTGGGATGAGAAGAGAAATGTCGTCACTTTGAATCTTGAGTACAAGGTTAACAAGAACGACGAGGCTTCTTACTTCGGCGTAAAGAAGGGCACAGTAGTTAAGCTTCAGGTAGGCAAGGACTACAATGCTTGGATGGTAACTTACAGCAAGTGGCTTGGCGTTGGTCTTGCAACTGTTGAAGGAACAGATCCATTCTTCGGACACAGAGTTGTAGTAGTTTCTGTTAGATAA